In one window of Candidatus Avedoeria danica DNA:
- a CDS encoding DUF1566 domain-containing protein — protein sequence MFHPRRSAAAALATLVLTAVVLPTRAPTAAADDLAAAPRLLSTGQAWGYVGNRGERADGNGDDGDLVRGRAAEWSFADVVTPTTQAENVALDRNTGLMWVRRPRLLDGDDGDGVRGNIRFDVPMGWQGSLDAARDLEYAGFDDWRLPNIDELETIADFGRQSFALDPLVFGRPADGESTYVWSSTTDPTAVAEAYYLNAFDGHIYPWDKAWTFAARPVRTAAASDPVAVFRTGQTKSYRGSGGDEGPGNADDGALRLGLASDYAYADDGTIDTPAENIVVDRATALHWVRDPRAVVDDRGGAVDAFARPVDWQSAVALCRGLVYAGHDDWRLPNIRELWSLARPGDPAGLFDAAAFPRPPVSRDRENPFVWWSSTTTAGDHPSAPAADRAWYLSTAFPVMRHHVGPEFQPPKSRPGHVRCVRDVSSDAVPAHWRPAVRSAVDWTALTVAVDRPDVWREGKWLAAAAPDAEAPFDIAFQDANRFPLHLDFLRAAFPERYGGLDPVEYTAITAHRATRRLLAGGLRSFGGPDGTPVYGFDVYTADGEADELLTLDETLALHRRLARAFRRRPLVYAPTQPDAVALARTWSHPGLPIGFPSAPPPVSFEAYTRGIAYGTVRRLTVDDLVGAVAAGTLSWQDVVVLDRAPTDIDVVVAGVVTGARQGPLSHLNVRLGRRGTPNAYVADAHAAFAPYDGRLVRLEVDAAGYRVVPDVSPAEASAWWDAHRPPPVNVVAPDLAYDGLDGLATIAAGDVITDPLRTATRRFGGKAANLARLYVFLPDEHEVPGFAIPFHHYDRYVRTNTMPDPRTPGGSPLPYADVLAALHADPRFMADPAYRAPLLDAVHDALDDDGATDAALVAALAAQIDAVFGAGVMVRFRSSSNAEDSAAFNGAGLYDSTSVCVADSLDADKAGPSRCDPTQPKERTIERGLRTVWSSLWNPRAWSERTYYGIDPALVAMAILVTPAFPDERANGVAFTGDPSGGSAGDGDGDPDRGEMIVNAQDGDASVVLPESGDLPERDIIAYADGAVTGIRRVQPSSRVPPGTHVASDDELRQLGALLLLAKARLPIDTGGFARDDVLLDVEWKIRRGDNALLLKQIRPFVAASTAPPAPELHAIVPEALQLCTMWRPSSPPPAEYAAKRVLDLAGGEATVPLSATHAAHDLFAVLSDGRDGTPAEAEGPGEVTLTDDAGRPGYRRVQLLRRYRLGNARFEARLYLYDVRADQPYLIRLDSDALTAGNVILTLADITTGPDAAPEQILGPCGLPVLPRQRYDVRLADGGRVSLMLRKGRGFFSYRWATLIGAVVDVPDGRAEVRDLRRLVYSAMRHNWSERLVVVFEPPLGDLGAVHGLEIAQDGTNPGDGTYTAIYLGAGLQPLRTVDVVGLTIAALPPRGGDHQIVLPWAFALRP from the coding sequence ATGTTCCATCCCCGCCGCAGCGCTGCTGCCGCCCTCGCGACGTTGGTCCTCACGGCCGTCGTGCTGCCCACCCGCGCCCCGACCGCCGCCGCCGACGACCTCGCCGCCGCCCCCCGCCTCCTCTCCACCGGCCAAGCCTGGGGCTACGTCGGCAACCGCGGCGAGCGCGCCGACGGCAACGGGGATGATGGCGACCTCGTGCGCGGCCGGGCGGCCGAGTGGTCGTTCGCCGACGTCGTGACCCCGACGACGCAGGCCGAGAACGTCGCGCTGGATCGCAACACCGGCCTGATGTGGGTGCGGCGGCCGCGCCTGCTGGACGGCGACGACGGCGACGGCGTCCGCGGCAACATCCGTTTCGACGTGCCGATGGGCTGGCAGGGCTCGCTCGATGCGGCACGTGACCTGGAGTACGCCGGCTTCGACGACTGGCGGTTGCCGAATATCGACGAGCTCGAGACGATCGCCGACTTCGGCCGCCAGTCGTTCGCCCTCGACCCGCTCGTCTTCGGCCGGCCGGCCGACGGGGAGAGCACGTATGTCTGGTCGTCGACGACGGACCCGACGGCCGTCGCCGAGGCGTACTACCTGAACGCGTTCGACGGTCACATCTATCCATGGGACAAGGCTTGGACGTTCGCCGCCCGCCCCGTCCGCACCGCCGCCGCCTCCGACCCCGTGGCCGTCTTCCGCACCGGCCAGACGAAGAGCTACCGCGGCAGCGGCGGTGACGAGGGGCCGGGCAACGCCGACGACGGCGCGCTCCGGCTCGGCCTCGCCTCGGACTACGCGTACGCCGACGACGGCACGATCGACACGCCCGCCGAGAACATCGTCGTCGACCGCGCGACCGCCCTGCACTGGGTCCGCGATCCCCGCGCCGTCGTCGACGACCGCGGCGGCGCCGTCGACGCCTTCGCGCGGCCGGTCGACTGGCAATCCGCAGTCGCCCTCTGCCGCGGGCTCGTGTACGCCGGCCACGACGACTGGCGCCTGCCGAACATCCGCGAGCTCTGGTCCTTGGCCCGGCCCGGCGACCCGGCCGGCCTGTTCGACGCCGCCGCGTTCCCGCGTCCGCCCGTTTCGCGCGACCGCGAGAACCCGTTCGTCTGGTGGTCGTCGACGACGACGGCCGGTGACCACCCGTCGGCGCCGGCCGCCGACCGGGCGTGGTACCTCAGCACCGCCTTCCCGGTCATGCGACACCACGTCGGACCGGAGTTCCAGCCGCCCAAGAGCCGTCCCGGCCACGTGCGCTGTGTCCGCGACGTTTCCTCCGACGCCGTGCCCGCCCACTGGCGCCCGGCCGTCCGCTCTGCCGTCGACTGGACGGCGCTCACCGTCGCCGTCGATCGGCCGGACGTCTGGCGCGAAGGCAAGTGGCTGGCCGCCGCCGCGCCGGACGCCGAGGCGCCGTTCGACATCGCCTTCCAGGACGCCAACCGCTTCCCGCTGCACCTCGACTTCCTGCGCGCCGCCTTCCCCGAGCGCTACGGCGGTCTGGACCCCGTCGAGTACACCGCGATTACCGCCCACCGCGCCACCCGCCGCCTCCTGGCCGGCGGCCTGCGCAGCTTCGGCGGCCCGGACGGGACGCCGGTGTACGGCTTCGACGTCTACACCGCGGACGGCGAGGCGGACGAGCTGCTGACGCTCGACGAGACGCTCGCGCTCCACCGCCGCCTCGCCCGCGCCTTCCGCCGCCGCCCGCTCGTCTACGCGCCGACGCAGCCGGACGCCGTCGCCCTCGCCCGCACGTGGTCCCACCCCGGCCTGCCGATCGGCTTCCCGAGCGCGCCGCCGCCCGTCTCGTTCGAGGCCTACACCCGCGGCATCGCCTACGGCACCGTCCGCCGTCTGACCGTCGACGATCTCGTCGGCGCCGTGGCGGCCGGGACGCTGTCGTGGCAGGACGTCGTCGTCCTCGACCGCGCGCCGACGGACATCGACGTCGTCGTGGCCGGCGTCGTGACCGGGGCGCGGCAGGGGCCGCTGTCCCACCTGAACGTCCGGCTCGGCCGGCGCGGGACGCCGAACGCTTACGTCGCCGACGCGCACGCGGCCTTCGCCCCCTACGACGGCCGGCTCGTCCGCCTCGAGGTCGACGCCGCCGGCTACCGCGTCGTGCCGGACGTCAGCCCGGCCGAGGCGAGCGCATGGTGGGACGCCCATCGCCCGCCGCCGGTGAACGTAGTGGCGCCCGACCTGGCATACGACGGTCTCGACGGCCTGGCGACGATCGCCGCCGGCGATGTGATCACGGACCCGCTGCGCACCGCCACGCGGCGCTTCGGCGGCAAGGCGGCCAACCTGGCGCGCCTGTACGTCTTCCTGCCGGACGAACACGAGGTGCCCGGCTTCGCGATCCCGTTCCACCACTACGACCGCTATGTCCGAACGAACACGATGCCCGATCCGCGCACCCCAGGCGGGTCGCCGCTGCCCTACGCCGACGTCCTGGCCGCGCTCCACGCCGATCCGCGCTTCATGGCCGACCCCGCCTACCGCGCCCCGCTCCTCGACGCCGTCCACGACGCGCTGGACGACGACGGCGCGACGGACGCGGCCCTCGTCGCCGCGCTCGCTGCGCAGATCGACGCCGTCTTCGGTGCGGGCGTCATGGTCCGCTTCCGGTCCTCGTCGAACGCCGAGGACAGCGCCGCGTTCAACGGCGCCGGGTTGTACGACTCGACCTCGGTCTGCGTCGCCGACTCGCTCGACGCCGACAAGGCCGGCCCGTCGCGCTGCGACCCGACCCAACCCAAGGAGCGGACGATCGAGCGCGGCCTGCGCACCGTCTGGTCCAGCCTCTGGAACCCACGCGCCTGGTCCGAGCGCACGTATTACGGCATCGACCCCGCCCTCGTGGCGATGGCGATCCTGGTTACGCCCGCCTTCCCGGACGAGCGGGCGAACGGCGTCGCGTTCACCGGCGATCCGAGCGGCGGGTCGGCCGGCGACGGGGACGGGGATCCGGACCGCGGCGAGATGATCGTGAACGCCCAGGACGGCGACGCCAGCGTCGTCCTGCCGGAGAGCGGCGACCTGCCGGAACGGGACATCATCGCGTACGCCGACGGCGCGGTGACCGGCATCCGCCGCGTACAGCCCTCGAGCCGCGTGCCGCCGGGCACGCACGTCGCCAGCGACGACGAGTTGCGGCAGTTGGGCGCGCTGCTCCTGCTGGCCAAGGCGCGCCTGCCGATCGACACCGGCGGCTTCGCGCGCGACGACGTGCTGCTCGACGTGGAGTGGAAGATCCGCCGCGGCGACAACGCGCTCCTCCTCAAGCAGATCCGCCCGTTCGTGGCGGCGTCGACCGCGCCGCCGGCGCCCGAGCTGCACGCGATCGTACCCGAGGCGCTGCAGCTGTGCACGATGTGGCGCCCGTCGTCGCCGCCGCCGGCCGAGTACGCCGCCAAGCGCGTCCTCGACTTGGCGGGCGGCGAGGCGACGGTGCCGCTGTCCGCGACGCACGCTGCCCACGACCTGTTCGCCGTGCTCTCCGACGGCCGCGACGGCACGCCGGCTGAAGCTGAGGGTCCGGGCGAGGTGACGCTCACCGACGATGCCGGCCGACCCGGCTATCGCCGCGTCCAGCTGTTGCGCCGCTATCGCCTGGGCAATGCGCGCTTCGAAGCCCGTCTCTACTTGTATGATGTCCGCGCGGACCAGCCTTATCTGATCCGCCTGGACAGCGACGCCCTCACCGCCGGCAACGTCATCCTCACGCTGGCCGACATCACCACCGGCCCCGACGCCGCCCCCGAGCAGATCCTCGGTCCGTGCGGCTTGCCCGTCCTGCCGCGCCAACGCTACGACGTGCGTCTGGCGGACGGCGGCCGGGTGTCGCTCATGCTCCGCAAGGGCCGCGGCTTCTTCAGCTATCGCTGGGCAACGCTGATCGGCGCCGTCGTCGACGTGCCGGACGGGCGCGCCGAGGTTCGCGACCTGCGGCGGCTCGTGTACAGCGCGATGCGGCACAACTGGTCGGAGCGGCTCGTCGTCGTGTTCGAACCGCCGCTCGGCGATCTCGGCGCCGTGCACGGCCTCGAGATCGCCCAAGACGGGACGAACCCGGGCGATGGGACGTACACGGCCATCTACCTCGGCGCCGGCCTGCAGCCGCTCCGGACGGTGGACGTCGTCGGGCTGACGATCGCGGCTCTGCCGCCGCGGGGCGGGGACCATCAGATCGTCCTGCCATGGGCATTTGCCCTTCGGCCGTAG
- a CDS encoding aminoacetone oxidase family FAD-binding enzyme: MNRSATSRVDTVDLAVIGAGAAGLAAAIFAAERAAELGAALRIVLLDGAAKVGAKILISGGGRCNVTHAGASVDDFNGTPRPTVRNVLAAFDTDAAVRWFASLGVALKAEPGGKLFPTTDRAATVLDALLGRAAALGVEIRTRSRVEAVRLAGGGNVAGDNSGERDNDIDVRNDDEIDGHGNDIGFALTVGDDTILARRVILATGGRSLPRTGSDGGGWAIAARLGHTVTPTFPALVPLVLDGAFWHAELSGVSHPAELTTVADGKVVDRRAGSMLWTHFGISGPVVLDASRHWLAARRVATSVELRCSVFPDSDAGARPHASFHDAQGTDGWFVAVARREGGRPVGAVLGDVLPDRLARTLCRHAGVDATTRLSEVTKGDRRALAAAIGALPLPVVGDRGWDFAEVTAGGVPLSEIDHRTMGSRRAPGLHLVGEMLDVDGRIGGFNFQWAWATGYLAGRGAVASLVDGPERATRLATGSVHDA; this comes from the coding sequence GTGAATCGGTCCGCTACCAGCCGAGTCGACACCGTCGACCTCGCCGTCATCGGCGCCGGCGCTGCCGGCCTCGCTGCGGCCATCTTCGCCGCCGAACGGGCTGCTGAATTGGGCGCCGCGCTGCGCATCGTGCTGCTCGATGGGGCGGCCAAGGTCGGGGCCAAGATCCTCATCAGCGGCGGCGGCCGCTGCAACGTCACGCACGCCGGCGCGTCCGTCGACGACTTCAACGGCACCCCGCGCCCGACGGTCCGCAACGTCTTGGCGGCCTTCGACACCGACGCCGCCGTCCGGTGGTTCGCATCGCTCGGCGTCGCCCTCAAGGCCGAGCCGGGCGGCAAGCTGTTCCCGACGACGGACCGCGCGGCGACGGTGCTCGATGCGCTGCTCGGGCGCGCGGCGGCGCTCGGCGTCGAGATCCGCACGCGGTCGCGCGTCGAAGCCGTCCGACTTGCCGGCGGCGGCAACGTCGCCGGCGACAACAGCGGTGAGCGCGACAACGACATCGATGTCCGCAACGACGACGAGATCGACGGCCACGGGAACGACATCGGCTTCGCGCTCACCGTCGGCGACGACACGATCCTCGCCCGCCGCGTGATCCTGGCCACCGGCGGCCGGTCGCTGCCGCGCACCGGTTCGGACGGCGGCGGCTGGGCGATCGCGGCGCGGCTCGGCCACACCGTGACACCGACGTTCCCGGCCCTCGTCCCGCTCGTCCTCGACGGCGCCTTTTGGCACGCCGAGCTGTCGGGCGTCTCGCACCCCGCCGAGCTGACGACGGTGGCCGACGGCAAGGTCGTCGACCGGCGCGCCGGGAGCATGCTCTGGACGCACTTCGGCATCAGCGGGCCGGTCGTGCTCGATGCCAGCCGACACTGGCTGGCGGCCCGTCGAGTCGCGACGTCGGTTGAACTGCGCTGTAGCGTGTTTCCCGACAGCGATGCCGGCGCCCGTCCGCACGCCTCATTCCACGACGCGCAAGGCACCGACGGCTGGTTCGTCGCCGTGGCCCGCCGCGAGGGCGGGAGACCTGTCGGCGCTGTGCTCGGCGACGTGCTGCCGGATCGGCTGGCGCGGACGCTCTGCCGGCACGCCGGCGTCGACGCGACAACGCGGCTGTCGGAGGTGACGAAGGGCGACCGCCGCGCGCTCGCCGCCGCCATCGGCGCGCTGCCGCTGCCGGTGGTGGGCGACCGCGGGTGGGATTTCGCGGAGGTGACGGCCGGCGGCGTGCCGCTCTCCGAGATCGACCATCGCACGATGGGCTCGCGCCGCGCCCCGGGACTGCACCTGGTGGGCGAGATGCTCGACGTCGACGGGCGGATCGGCGGGTTCAACTTCCAGTGGGCGTGGGCGACGGGGTATCTGGCCGGGCGAGGAGCGGTGGCATCGCTCGTCGATGGCCCCGAACGTGCGACACGGCTGGCAACCGGGTCCGTGCACGACGCGTGA
- a CDS encoding PDZ domain-containing protein — translation MNAMPAPTSTTTSTPAPTMTATRLIPAPPAAVADAVAGLYGLGNWLCDSARVEGRAGGAVTLSYTGGPQWHGHWTAYEKPGRFGWHVGDAEGRTESADFTLQEDGDGTRIDVVIGGNAVDAAAQASWEHRLDDLAEHVKTGRNARLARRPMLGVAPNFGKFDATDGAHLSGAVPGGGAEKAGLKNGDIIVKVGDETVTSWEGLSPIVARHSAGDTLPVTFVRDGQTHTVDVTLGGRPEAAVPGGDVVTPGDLRHMMDTLVGELRETLDGISDAEADFRPGPAEWSVREVLGHLLVSERHAQLAMMLRAADEPPVMWPGGPETALQGILAGRPLAALQDELLGHLGESLALAEKLFDAQATSPVRRYLAESLAFTGEHVRDHIGQIKGNVERARAEGSAV, via the coding sequence ATGAACGCGATGCCTGCCCCGACGTCGACCACCACGTCAACGCCCGCCCCAACGATGACCGCCACCCGCCTCATCCCCGCCCCACCCGCCGCCGTCGCTGATGCCGTCGCCGGCTTGTACGGCCTCGGCAACTGGCTGTGCGACAGCGCCCGCGTCGAAGGGCGCGCCGGCGGCGCCGTCACGCTCAGCTACACCGGCGGCCCGCAATGGCATGGCCACTGGACCGCCTACGAGAAGCCCGGCCGCTTCGGCTGGCACGTCGGCGATGCCGAGGGCCGCACGGAAAGCGCCGACTTCACGCTCCAAGAGGACGGCGACGGCACGCGGATCGACGTCGTGATCGGCGGCAACGCGGTGGACGCGGCGGCGCAGGCGTCGTGGGAGCACCGCCTGGACGACCTGGCGGAGCACGTGAAGACCGGCCGCAACGCGCGCCTGGCGCGCCGGCCGATGCTCGGCGTGGCGCCGAACTTCGGGAAGTTCGACGCGACGGACGGCGCGCACCTGAGCGGCGCGGTGCCCGGCGGGGGTGCCGAGAAGGCGGGGCTGAAGAACGGCGACATCATCGTCAAGGTCGGCGACGAGACCGTGACGAGCTGGGAGGGCCTCTCGCCGATCGTCGCCCGCCACAGCGCCGGCGACACGCTGCCAGTGACGTTCGTTCGCGACGGCCAGACGCACACCGTCGACGTCACGCTCGGCGGCCGGCCCGAGGCGGCGGTGCCGGGCGGCGATGTCGTGACGCCGGGCGACCTGCGGCACATGATGGACACGCTCGTCGGCGAGCTCCGTGAGACGCTCGACGGGATCAGCGACGCCGAGGCGGACTTCAGGCCCGGCCCGGCCGAGTGGTCCGTCCGCGAGGTCCTCGGCCACCTCCTCGTCTCCGAGCGCCACGCGCAACTGGCGATGATGCTCCGGGCCGCCGATGAGCCGCCGGTCATGTGGCCCGGCGGGCCTGAGACGGCGCTCCAGGGCATCCTGGCCGGCCGCCCGCTGGCCGCGCTGCAGGACGAGCTGCTCGGCCACCTCGGCGAGTCGCTGGCGCTCGCGGAGAAGCTGTTCGACGCGCAGGCGACGTCGCCGGTGCGGCGGTACCTGGCGGAGTCGCTGGCGTTTACGGGGGAGCATGTGCGGGATCATATCGGGCAGATCAAGGGGAATGTGGAGAGGGCGAGGGCGGAGGGGAGTGCGGTGTAG
- a CDS encoding type II toxin-antitoxin system HicB family antitoxin, with protein MLTDYLNAAMHAAHYELIEGDTAFYAEIPGFQGVYANAATLEACRDELREVLEEWVLLRVSRKLSLPAVNGLELRITEIA; from the coding sequence ATGCTCACAGACTATCTCAACGCCGCCATGCACGCCGCGCACTACGAGCTGATCGAGGGCGATACGGCCTTCTACGCCGAGATCCCGGGCTTCCAGGGCGTGTACGCCAACGCGGCGACCCTTGAGGCATGTCGCGACGAACTGCGCGAAGTGCTCGAGGAGTGGGTGCTGCTGCGCGTCTCGCGCAAGCTGTCGCTGCCGGCCGTGAACGGCCTCGAGCTGCGCATCACCGAGATCGCGTAG